From the genome of Lotus japonicus ecotype B-129 chromosome 6, LjGifu_v1.2, one region includes:
- the LOC130723509 gene encoding uncharacterized protein LOC130723509 codes for MAAGVELPEGRAAGIVMEFPVGDEESLSSPPRVPKRLRQRLLETECKSPSSVEEIEAKLRDAHLRRQKHYEELSSKARAKPRSPSRSSSQDDDPDPAQRLEAKLQAAEQKRLSILTKAQRRLARQDALRQAAKNGVEMRHENERLELGTKVESRVQQAETNRMLILKAHRQRRASLRERASQSLMRRMAREIKYKECVRAAIHQKRVAAETKRLGLLEAEKKKARARVLQVRHVAKSVTHQREIERRKKKDELEDRLQRAKRQRAEYLRHRGRLSAYAQENWIRMSKQAEYLSKKLARCWRRFQRQKRTTFTLAKAYDMLGLNEKSVKSMPFDQLALLIESASTLQTVKTLLDRLENRLKLSTTVAPRNHMSSLDNIDHLLKRVATPKKKATPRSSLRSRGVRKIDSVKRSNNSLAGLSRYPVRIVLCAYMILGHPDAVFSGTGEREISLAKSAKEFVQMFELLIKVILEGPIQSSDEESLSTVMRRCTFRSQLSAFDKAWCSYLNCFVVWKVKDAQSLEEDLVRAACQLEASMIQTCKLTPEGVGSQLSHDMKAILHQVTEDQKLLREKVLHLSGNAGIERMECALSETRSRYLSVQDNDSPMRFTTQSVSPTPISNVASSSERNISNESNHKTSRVVRSLFKETNTSPIESSFSATRTSSISQLGSSSEKLAAENEFLVNEFVHEHHRSFADGLDVSDHIQNRIEGNIIKQTMEKAFWDGIMESVEQDQPNYDQIIQLMGEVRDEICEMAPKSWKEDIVAAIDLEILSQVLRSGNLDVDCLGKILRFSLGCLQKLSSPANEEIMKATHETLFSELSEICQSRDESNKSCVVALVKGLKFVLEQIQILKKEISKARIRLMEPLIKGPAGLDYLRNVFANKYGSPSDASTSLPSTVRWLSSIWNCKDQEWEEHVNFSSALADNSFQEWLPSTTLRTGGNIMLKTAGSPMAVSPDGASTKGNQQTECKGEQVDLVVRLGLLKLVSGITGLKQDDLPETLSLNFSRLRSVQAQVQKIIVISTSILICRQILLSEKAVATPADLENVVSKCAEQLLDLLDRVEDANIQDIVEVICNLPTVDGEEDAGKVQSRKEVAARMIGKSLQAGDVVFERVFSAVYSAMRGVVLGGSGTRGRKLAEMALVKVGGGVLTEKVVEAAGILIVAATISVNVHEPWYKYLTDNM; via the exons ATGGCTGCCGGAGTGGAGTTACCGGAGGGAAGAGCCGCTGGAATTGTGATGGAATTCCCTGTAGGCGATGAGGAGTCGTTGTCTTCGCCGCCGAGGGTGCCGAAGAGGCTCCGTCAAAGGCTTCTTGAGACGGAGTGCAAGTCCCCGAGTTCGGTGGAGGAAATCGAAGCCAAGCTTCGTGATGCTCATCTTCGTAGACAG AAGCACTATGAGGAACTGTCAAGTAAGGCACGTGCAAAGCCAAGAAGCCCCTCACGGTCTTCATCTCAGGATGATGATCCTGATCCGGCTCAGCGACTAGAAGCAAAGCTGCAAGCTGCTGAACAGAAGAG GTTGAGCATTTTGACAAAAGCTCAGAGGCGCTTAGCAAGGCAGGATGCGTTGCGTCAAGCAGCCAAAAATGGAGTTGAAATGCGCCATGAGAATGAACGGCTGGAGCTTGGGACAAAAGTGGAATCACGTGTTCAGCAGGCAGAGACTAATAGGATGCTTATCCTCAAGGCTCACAGGCAAAGAAGGGCATCTCTTAGAGAAAGGGCATCCCAGTCATTGATGAGAAGAATGGCTCGAGAGATCAAATACAAGGAGTGCGTACGTGCTGCAATTCACCAGAAACGAGTTGCTGCTGAAACAAAACGACTTGGGTTGTTGGAAGCTGAAAAGAAGAAGGCACGCGCTCGAGTCTTGCAGGTGAGACATGTGGCGAAATCTGTAACTCACCAGCGTGAGATTGAgcgaaggaaaaagaaagatgaGTTGGAAGATCGATTACAAAGG GCAAAAAGACAACGAGCTGAATATCTCAGGCACAGGGGGAGGTTAAGTGCTTATGCGCAAGAGAATTGGATTAGAATGTCAAAGCAAGCAGAATATCTTTCCAAAAAACTAGCAAG GTGCTGGAGGCGGTTCCAAAGGCAGAAGAGAACAACCTTTACCTTGGCAAAGGCATATGATATGCTGGGGCTCAATGAAAAATCTGTCAAGTCGATGCCATTTGATCAGCTTGCTCTTCTGATTGAATCAGCTTCTACTCTTCAGACCGTGAAAACTTTACTTGACCGGTTGGAGAACCGCCTCAAATTGTCAACAACAGTTGCTCCTCGTAATCATATGTCAAGTTTGGATAACATTGATCACCTTCTGAAACGGGTTGCTACCCCCAAGAAAAAGGCTACTCCCAGGAGTTCTTTGAGAAGCAGGGGGGTGAGGAAAATAGATTCAGTCAAGAGGTCAAACAATAGCTTAGCTGGGTTATCAAGATATCCAGTGAGAATTGTTCTTTGTGCTTATATGATATTGGGTCATCCAGATGCTGTTTTCAGTGGAACGGGAGAACGTGAGATTTCTTTGGCCAAGTCTGCTAAAGAATTTGTCCAAATGTTTGAGCTGTTAATAAAGGTTATTCTAGAGGGGCCGATACAGAGTTCTGATGAAGAGTCTCTCTCAACCGTTATGAGGCGTTGTACCTTCAGATCACAGCTTTCCGCCTTTGATAAAGCATGGTGCTCATACTTAAATTGTTTTGTGGTCTGGAAGGTTAAGGATGCCCAATCATTGGAGGAAGATTTGGTTAGAGCAGCTTGCCAGCTTGAGGCTTCTATGATTCAAACTTGCAAATTAACCCCAGAAGGAGTTGGTAGTCAGCTTAGTCATGATATGAAAGCTATTCTGCATCAG GTCACTGAAGATCAAAAACTTTTGAGAGAAAAAGTGCTGCATCTGAGTGGAAATGCTGGGATTGAGCGTATGGAATGTGCACTATCGGAGACAAGATCCAGATACTTAAGTGTACAGGATAACGACAGCCCAATGAGGTTTACAACTCAGTCGGTGTCTCCAACTCCAATTTCTAATGTTGCCAGCTCAAGTGaaagaaatatttcaaatgaGAGTAATCATAAGACAAGCCGAGTAGTTCGCTCCCTTTTTAAGGAGACCAACACTTCCCCTATAGAGTCCAGCTTCTCTGCAACTAGAACCAGTTCAATTAGTCAGCTCGGTTCTTCCTCTGAAAAGTTGGCGGCAGAGAATGAGTTTCTTGTTAATGAATTTGTCCATGAGCATCACCGTAGTTTTGCTGATGGCCTTGATGTATCTGATCACATTCAAAACCGCATTGAG GGGAATATAATAAAACAGACAATGGAGAAGGCCTTTTGGGATGGTATCATGGAATCTGTTGAGCAGGATCAGCCCAACTATGACCAGATTATTCAACTCATGGGAGAGGTTAGGGATGAAATTTGTGAGATGGCTCCGAAAAGCTGGAAGGAGGATATTGTTGCAGCCATTGACTTGGAAATTCTTTCTCAG GTGCTGAGATCTGGTAACCTGGATGTTGATTGCCTTGGAAAAATTCTTCGGTTTTCACTAGGTTGCTTGCAGAAGCTCTCATCTCCAGCCAATGAGGAGATAATGAAGGCCACACACGAGACATTATTCTCCGAGTTGAGTGAAATATGTCAATCTAGAGATGAGTCAAACAAGTCTTGTGTTGTAGCCTTGGTGAAGGGTCTGAAATTTGTCCTGGAACAGATTCAG ATTCTTAAGAAAGAGATAAGCAAAGCACGCATAAGATTAATGGAGCCTTTGATTAAGGGACCTGCTGGTCTGGACTACCTCAGGAATGTCTTTGCTAACAAATATGGATCTCCGTCTGATGCCAGTACCTCTCTGCCGTCAACAGTGAGGTGGCTATCATCTATTTGGAATTGCAAAGATCAGGAATGGGAAGAACATGTGAATTTCTCCTCAGCATTGGCTGACAATTCATTCCAAGAATGGCTTCCTTCAACTACTCTCAGAACTGGGGGAAATATTATGCTCAAAACTGCTGGCAGTCCAATGGCAGTTTCTCCTGATGGTGCAAGTACTAAAG GTAATCAGCAGACAGAATGCAAAGGAGAACAAGTTGATCTAGTTGTGAGGCTTGGTTTGCTAAAACTAGTAAGTGGAATAACTGGCCTGAAACAAGATGATCTACCAGAAACTTTATCTCTTAATTTCTCCAGGCTGAGATCTGTTCAGGCTCAGGTTCAAAAGATTATTGTGATTTCTACGAG CATTCTTATATGCCGCCAGATTCTTCTGAGTGAAAAGGCGGTAGCTACACCTGCAGATTTGGAAAACGTAGTGTCCAAGTGTGCTGAACAACTGTTAGATCTCTTAGACCGTGTTGAAGATGCTAATATTCAGGATATTGTGGAAGTGATTTGCAATTTGCCCACAGTTGATGGTGAAGAAGATGCAGGAAAAGTTCAGTCAAGAAAGGAAGTTGCTGCAAGGATGATAGGGAAGAGTTTACAAGCTGGGGATGTTGTGTTTGAGAGGGTGTTCAGTGCTGTCTATTCAGCTATGCGAGGAGTTGTGCTTGGGGGAAGTGGGACCCGTGGGAGGAAATTAGCAGAAATGGCTCTGGTGAAAGTTGGAGGTGGTGTTCTGACTGAAAAGGTAGTGGAAGCTGCTGGTATTTTGATTGTGGCTGCCACTATATCAGTCAATGTTCATGAGCCATGGTATAAATATTTGACTGATAACATGTGA
- the LOC130723510 gene encoding ATP-dependent DNA helicase Q-like 4A, giving the protein MQPSAKPPQTNWSQHANAQHNFASQAKFLSSNFLFSLPTHKSPSYQEPPPGTGSQRFVLRQSQGSERVQVDKAWLAITTPQNSTRNYVQPGETVKVTPQLHESMAATSFQGSHENNMPRHSDVTTTPIVINHRSQVLDSSVNNHTKYTDQINESTKCMPVHIDDDDDILETIDVDQIVEQYQSSCTPQPSMSRLPPITPTADKDNFAGHDNLLPPELCVDCSHGCKLGHCPEAASHLQELKDNLIVISNELLDNVENLSSTDISKLHQDRSQLKKQIQQLEKYIHSSNLAEERQKSHFSASTAPPTSFVYETPRQPFLSSGPKTYDSQAYMGNGTYGSSFQSVSFSSVDRYGMPSGPVEREAFIPKNIEVNYIEGSGDKRWSSQDFPWTKDLEVNNKRVFGNHSFRPNQREVINATMSGCDVFVLMPTGGGKSLTYQLPALICPGITLVISPLVSLIQDQIMHLLQANIPAVCLSANIEWSEQQEILRELNSDYCKYKLLYVTPEKVARSDVLLRQLENLHVRELLSRIVIDEAHCVSQWGHDFRPDYQGLGILKQKFPNTPVLALTATATASVKEDVVQALGLINCIIFRQSFNRPNLWYSVVPKTKKCVEDIDKFIRENHFDECGIIYCLSRMDCEKVAEKLQECGHKCTYYHGNMDPAQRAFVQKQWSKDEVNIICATVAFGMGINKPDVRFVIHHSLPKSIEGYHQECGRAGRDGQRSSCVLYYNYGDYIRVKHMLSQGAIEQSSMTSGYNRSNMTNSGRIQETNSENLLRMVSYCENDVDCRRLLQLAHFGEKFDSSTCQKTCDNCLRVTSFVEKDVTGIAKELVELIKLTGQRFSSSHILKVYRGSLSQLVKKHRHETVRLHGAGKPLAKGEASRVLHRLVVEDIILEEVKKSDIYGSVSSVLKVNEHKVRNLLSGGQRIVLRFPSPVKASKHGKCDLTPAKGPLTSGKLNPPVIDMTDQPQTEVDLNLSAKLYSALRMLRTTLVREAADGVMAYHIFGNATLQQISKRVPRTKEELLDINGISKTKVSKYGDRLLETIEDTINEYYKLDKSSSGSKGSADSAKRRREAASGDASANAEDDFTKSTGRSKKMTVKRQTKRTEIYDSEEEDYYHGCLDEELDFDNLENEALNKTPCTNAGGRVLPQWTGS; this is encoded by the exons ATGCAACCAAGCGCCAAGCCTCCTCAAACCAATTGGTCGCAACACGCCAATGCTCAACACAATTTCGCATCCCAAGCCAAGTTTCTGAGCTCcaattttctcttctctcttccaACTCACAAGAGCCCTTCCTATCAAGAACCACCCCCTGGGACTGGGTCTCAGAG GTTTGTATTACGACAAAGTCAAGGTTCAGAAAGAGTACAAGTTGACAAG GCTTGGCTTGCTATTACAACTCCACAGAATTCTACCAGGAACTATGTCCAACCTGGAGAAACTGTTAAAGTTACTCCTCAGCTTCATGAAAGCATGGCAGCAACTTCCTTCCAAGGAAGCCATGAAAACAATATGCCTAGGCATTCTGATGTCACCACTACTCCAATTGTCATTAATCATAGATCTCAGGTTTTGGATAGTTCAGTGAACAACCATACAAAGTACACAGACCAAATCAATGAGTCTACAAAATGCATGCCTGTTcatattgatgatgatgatgacatacTTGAG ACCATTGATGTTGACCAAATCGTGGAACAATACCAGTCTAGTTGCACTCCCCAACCATCAATGTCCAGGCTTCCTCCAATTACACCAACTGCAGATAAAGATAATTTTGCTGGACATGATAACCTTTTGCCACCAGAGCTGTGTGTGGACTGCAGCCATGGTTGCAAG TTAGGGCATTGCCCTGAAGCAGCAAGTCACTTGCAGGAATTGAAGGATAATCTAATTGTTATCTCTAATGAACTACTTGACAATGTTGAGAACCTCAGTTCTACAGACATATCCAAACTTCACCAAGATAG GTCACAGCTCAAGAAGCAAATTCAGCAGCTTGAAAAATATATTCACTCCAGTAATCTTGCTGAGGAAAGACAAAAGTCACATTTTTCTGCATCAACTGCGCCGCCTACATCTTTCGTGTATGAAACACCTCGGCAACCTTTCCTTAGTAGTGGACCAAAGACATATGATTCCCAGGCTTATATGGGTAATGGGACATATGGGTCATCATTCCAGTCTGTTTCATTCTCTTCTGTAGATAGGTATGGTATGCCATCAGGTCCAGTAGAGAGGGAAGCATTCATCCCAAAAAATATTGAAGTTAATTACATCGAAGGTTCTGGAGACAAACGATGGAGCAGCCAAGATTTTCCTTGGACAAAAGACTTGGAG GTTAATAATAAAAGAGTATTTGGGAATCACTCATTTCGTCCCAATCAAAGAGAGGTCATTAATGCAACAATGAGCGGATgtgatgtttttgttttgatgCCCACTGGTGGAGGAAAGAGTCTGACTTATCAG CTACCAGCTCTTATTTGTCCTGGTATAACATTAGTAATTTCTCCCCTTGTCTCCCTTATTCAAGATCAAATAATGCACCTATTGCAG GCAAATATACCTGCTGTTTGCTTAAGTGCCAACATAGAATGGTCTGAACAACAAGAGATCCTTAGAGAACTTAATTCTGATTACTGTAAATACAAGTTGTTGTATGTGACACCCGAAAAGGTTGCAAG AAGCGATGTTCTTCTGCGACAATTGGAGAATTTACATGTCCGTGAGTTGCTGTCCAGGATTGTAATTGATGAGGCTCACTGTGTGAGCCAATGGGGGCATGATTTTAGACCAGATTATCAG GGACTTGGTATTTTGAAACAGAAATTCCCAAATACTCCTGTTTTAGCTTTAACAGCGACAGCAACAGCTAGTGTAAAGGAAGATGTTGTGCAAGCACTTGGTCTCATTAACTGCATTATTTTCCGGCAAAGTTTTAATCGACCAAACTTATG GTATTCAGTTGTCCCCAAGACCAAAAAGTGTGTGGAGGACATTGACAAATTCATTAGGGAAAATCATTTTGATGAATGTGGCATTATCTATTGTCTTTCACGAATGGACTGTGAAAAGGTTGCTGAAAAATTACAG GAATGTGGGCATAAATGTACATATTATCATGGGAACATGGATCCTGCTCAACGTGCTTTTGTTCAAAAGCAATGGAGTAAAGATGAGGTCAATATAATTTGCGCTACTGTGGCCTTTGGCATGG GTATTAACAAGCCCGATGTTCGCTTTGTAATCCATCATTCGCTCCCAAAATCTATTGAAGGCTATCATCAG GAATGTGGACGAGCTGGTAGAGATGGTCAACGTTCATCTTGTGTATTATATTATAACTATGGTGATTAT ATACGAGTTAAGCATATGTTGAGTCAAGGAGCAATAGAGCAAAGCTCCATGACATCTGGATACAAtcgttcaaatatgacaaattcAGGAAGAATACAGGAAACAAACTCAGAAAACCTTTTGCGAATG GTCAGTTATTGTGAAAATGATGTTGATTGTCGGCGTCTTCTTCAGCTTGCTCATTTTGGGGAGAAATTTGATTCTTCAACCTGTCAGAAAACATGTGATAATTGCTTGAGAGTTACAAGTTTCGTTGAGAAAGATGTCACAGGGATTGCAAAAGAACTG GTTGAACTAATTAAGCTAACGGGACAAAGGTTCTCTTCGTCTCATATATTAAAAGTGTATCGTGGTTCCTTAAGCCAGTTG GTCAAGAAACACCGGCATGAGACTGTGAGGCTGCATGGTGCTGGGAAGCCTCTAGCTAAGGGTGAGGCTTCCCGTGTATTGCATCGTCTGGTTGTTGAAGATATTATTTTGGAGGAGgtaaaaaaaagtgatatttATGGATCAGTATCTTCAGTATTGAAG GTAAATGAGCACAAGGTCCGTAATTTGTTGTCTGGTGGCCAGAGAATTGTATTGAG ATTCCCGTCCCCTGTAAAGGCATCAAAGCATGGGAAATGTGATTTAACTCCAGCTAAAGGCCCTCTTACATCTGGGAAGCTGAATCCTCCAGTAATTGACATGACTGACCAACCTCAGACTGAAGTGGACTTg AATCTTTCAGCAAAGTTATACAGTGCTTTGCGGATGTTGCGGACAACTCTTGTTAGAGAAGCTGCAGATGGTGTTATGGCTTACCACATATTTGG TAATGCTACGTTGCAGCAAATAAGCAAGAGAGTGCCAAGAACAAAAGAAGAACTTCTTGATATCAACGGCATTAGCAA GACTAAAGTAAGCAAGTATGGGGATCGGTTACTGGAAACCATTGAAGACACCATAAATGAATATTACAAGTTGGACAAAAGCAGCAGCGGCAGCAAAGGCAGTGCTGATTCCGCCAAAAGGCGACGAGAGGCAGCAAGTGGAGATGCATCTGCAAATGCCGAAGATGACTTCACCAAAAGCACTGGTCGATCAAAGAAAATGACAGTGAAGAGACAGACTAAAAGAACTGAGATTTAtgattctgaagaagaagattaTTACCATGGATGCCTTGATGAAGAACTAGACTTTGACAACTTGGAAAACGAAGCATTAAATAAAACACCTTGTACAAATGCCGGAGGAAGGGTACTACCTCAATGGACAGGTTCTTGA